In Cardinium endosymbiont of Dermatophagoides farinae, the sequence GCCTCTATAACACTTAATCTCAACCAACCGCTTAATATTCAAACGAATCTCTGATTTTAAGTCTCCTTCTATTTTATATACACCACGAATGGCCGTTCTGATGGATTTTAATTCATCATCTGTCCAAGTAGATACCCGACGGTCTTTGTCCATCTGAACCGATTCAAGAATTTTATTTGCAGAACTTCTGCCAATTCCATATATATATGTAAGCGCAATCTCTCCTCGCTTGTTATCTGGAATGTCTACACCTAATACCCTAG encodes:
- the rpsM gene encoding 30S ribosomal protein S13, which produces MARVLGVDIPDNKRGEIALTYIYGIGRSSANKILESVQMDKDRRVSTWTDDELKSIRTAIRGVYKIEGDLKSEIRLNIKRLVEIKCYRGHRHQMGLPVRGQRTKTNARTRKGKPKTIANKKKAIK